A DNA window from Trichosurus vulpecula isolate mTriVul1 chromosome 2, mTriVul1.pri, whole genome shotgun sequence contains the following coding sequences:
- the NIPAL3 gene encoding NIPA-like protein 3 isoform X2 — protein sequence MEGANSPDLQLQQLPPTSTTVLVNEMSFSYKENLIGALLAIFGHLVVSIALNLQKYSHIRLAGSKDPRAYFKTKTWWLGLFLMLLGELGVFSSYAFAPLSLIVPLSAVSVIASAIIGIIFIKEKWKPKDFLSCGLAIIGTYLLVTFGPNSHEKMTGENITKHLVSWPFLLYMLVEIIVFCLLLYFYKEKNVNYIVVILLLVALLGSMTVVTVKAVAGMLILSIQGNLQLDYPIFYVMLVCMVATAVYQAAFLNQATQLYDSSLIASVGYILSTTVAITAGATFYLDFMGEDALHICMFALGCLVAFLGVFLITRNRKKAIPFEPYISMDAMPGMQNLHDKGMTVQPDLKASFSYGALENNDNISEIYTPATLPVMQEEHGSGAISAPPYRVLEHTKRE from the exons GAAAACTTGATCGGCGCGCTGCTGGCTATTTTTGGACATCTTGTCGTCAGCATAGCCCTCAATCTCCAG AAATACAGCCACATCCGGCTGGCGGGCTCCAAGGACCCCCGGGCCTACTTCAAGACCAAGACGTGGTGGCTTGGCCTGTTCCTGATGCTTCTGGGAGAACTAGGAGTGTTCTCGTCCTACGCCTTCGCGCCGCTCTCCCTGATTGTGCCCCTCAGCGCCGTGTCTGTCATTG CCAGTGCCATAATAGGAATCAtattcatcaaagaaaaatggaaacccAAAGATTTTCTGA GTTGTGGTTTGGCCATCATAGGCACTTATTTGCTGGTCACATTTGGACCCAACAGTCATGAAAAGATGACAGGAGAAAACATCACTAAACACTTAGTGAGCTGGCCATTTCTTTTATATATG CTCGTGGAGATCATTGTGTTCTGCTTACTGCTGTATTTCTACAAGGAGAAAAACGTCAACTACATAGTCGTGATCCTCCTCCTGGTTGCTCTTCTTG GTTCCATGACAGTGGTGACTGTCAAGGCTGTGGCAGGAATGCTCATCTTATCCATTCAAGGGAACCTCCAGCTTGACTACCCCATCTTCTACGTGATGCTGGTGTGCATGGTCGCCACGGCTGTCTATCAAGCCGC CTTCTTAAACCAGGCCACCCAGCTCTATGACTCCTCCTTGATCGCCAGCGTAGGCTACATTCTGTCCACAACCGTCGCAATCACGGCAG GAGCAACATTTTACTTGGATTTCATGGGTGAGGATGCTCTCCACATTTGTATGTTTGCACTCGG CTGTCTGGTTGCCTTCTTGGGAGTTTTCCTGATCacgaggaacagaaagaaggccattCCATTTGAACCCTACATTTCCATGGACGCCATGCCAG GTATGCAGAATCTACACGACAAAGGAATGACCGTCCAGCCCGACCTCAAAGCTTCCTTTTCCTATGGCGCCCTGGAGAACAATGACAACATCTCTGAGATCTACACTCCTGCCACACTGCCCGTCATGCAAGAGGAACATGGCTCTGGAGCTATCTCTGCTCCTCCCTACCGAGTCCTGGAGCATACAAAGAGGGAATGA
- the NIPAL3 gene encoding NIPA-like protein 3 isoform X3: MEGANSPDLQLQQLPPTSTTVLVNEMSFSYKENLIGALLAIFGHLVVSIALNLQKYSHIRLAGSKDPRAYFKTKTWWLGLFLMLLGELGVFSSYAFAPLSLIVPLSAVSVIASAIIGIIFIKEKWKPKDFLRRYVLSFVGCGLAIIGTYLLVTFGPNSHEKMTGENITKHLVSWPFLLYMLVEIIVFCLLLYFYKEKNVNYIVVILLLVALLGSMTVVTVKAVAGMLILSIQGNLQLDYPIFYVMLVCMVATAVYQAAFLNQATQLYDSSLIASVGYILSTTVAITAGATFYLDFMGEDALHICMFALGCLVAFLGVFLITRNRKKAIPFEPYISMDAMPAKIQIGEEVCRIYTTKE, translated from the exons GAAAACTTGATCGGCGCGCTGCTGGCTATTTTTGGACATCTTGTCGTCAGCATAGCCCTCAATCTCCAG AAATACAGCCACATCCGGCTGGCGGGCTCCAAGGACCCCCGGGCCTACTTCAAGACCAAGACGTGGTGGCTTGGCCTGTTCCTGATGCTTCTGGGAGAACTAGGAGTGTTCTCGTCCTACGCCTTCGCGCCGCTCTCCCTGATTGTGCCCCTCAGCGCCGTGTCTGTCATTG CCAGTGCCATAATAGGAATCAtattcatcaaagaaaaatggaaacccAAAGATTTTCTGA GGCGttatgttttgtcttttgtaGGTTGTGGTTTGGCCATCATAGGCACTTATTTGCTGGTCACATTTGGACCCAACAGTCATGAAAAGATGACAGGAGAAAACATCACTAAACACTTAGTGAGCTGGCCATTTCTTTTATATATG CTCGTGGAGATCATTGTGTTCTGCTTACTGCTGTATTTCTACAAGGAGAAAAACGTCAACTACATAGTCGTGATCCTCCTCCTGGTTGCTCTTCTTG GTTCCATGACAGTGGTGACTGTCAAGGCTGTGGCAGGAATGCTCATCTTATCCATTCAAGGGAACCTCCAGCTTGACTACCCCATCTTCTACGTGATGCTGGTGTGCATGGTCGCCACGGCTGTCTATCAAGCCGC CTTCTTAAACCAGGCCACCCAGCTCTATGACTCCTCCTTGATCGCCAGCGTAGGCTACATTCTGTCCACAACCGTCGCAATCACGGCAG GAGCAACATTTTACTTGGATTTCATGGGTGAGGATGCTCTCCACATTTGTATGTTTGCACTCGG CTGTCTGGTTGCCTTCTTGGGAGTTTTCCTGATCacgaggaacagaaagaaggccattCCATTTGAACCCTACATTTCCATGGACGCCATGCCAG CTAAGATCCAGATAGGTGAGGAG GTATGCAGAATCTACACGACAAAGGAATGA
- the NIPAL3 gene encoding NIPA-like protein 3 isoform X1 has translation MEGANSPDLQLQQLPPTSTTVLVNEMSFSYKENLIGALLAIFGHLVVSIALNLQKYSHIRLAGSKDPRAYFKTKTWWLGLFLMLLGELGVFSSYAFAPLSLIVPLSAVSVIASAIIGIIFIKEKWKPKDFLRRYVLSFVGCGLAIIGTYLLVTFGPNSHEKMTGENITKHLVSWPFLLYMLVEIIVFCLLLYFYKEKNVNYIVVILLLVALLGSMTVVTVKAVAGMLILSIQGNLQLDYPIFYVMLVCMVATAVYQAAFLNQATQLYDSSLIASVGYILSTTVAITAGATFYLDFMGEDALHICMFALGCLVAFLGVFLITRNRKKAIPFEPYISMDAMPGMQNLHDKGMTVQPDLKASFSYGALENNDNISEIYTPATLPVMQEEHGSGAISAPPYRVLEHTKRE, from the exons GAAAACTTGATCGGCGCGCTGCTGGCTATTTTTGGACATCTTGTCGTCAGCATAGCCCTCAATCTCCAG AAATACAGCCACATCCGGCTGGCGGGCTCCAAGGACCCCCGGGCCTACTTCAAGACCAAGACGTGGTGGCTTGGCCTGTTCCTGATGCTTCTGGGAGAACTAGGAGTGTTCTCGTCCTACGCCTTCGCGCCGCTCTCCCTGATTGTGCCCCTCAGCGCCGTGTCTGTCATTG CCAGTGCCATAATAGGAATCAtattcatcaaagaaaaatggaaacccAAAGATTTTCTGA GGCGttatgttttgtcttttgtaGGTTGTGGTTTGGCCATCATAGGCACTTATTTGCTGGTCACATTTGGACCCAACAGTCATGAAAAGATGACAGGAGAAAACATCACTAAACACTTAGTGAGCTGGCCATTTCTTTTATATATG CTCGTGGAGATCATTGTGTTCTGCTTACTGCTGTATTTCTACAAGGAGAAAAACGTCAACTACATAGTCGTGATCCTCCTCCTGGTTGCTCTTCTTG GTTCCATGACAGTGGTGACTGTCAAGGCTGTGGCAGGAATGCTCATCTTATCCATTCAAGGGAACCTCCAGCTTGACTACCCCATCTTCTACGTGATGCTGGTGTGCATGGTCGCCACGGCTGTCTATCAAGCCGC CTTCTTAAACCAGGCCACCCAGCTCTATGACTCCTCCTTGATCGCCAGCGTAGGCTACATTCTGTCCACAACCGTCGCAATCACGGCAG GAGCAACATTTTACTTGGATTTCATGGGTGAGGATGCTCTCCACATTTGTATGTTTGCACTCGG CTGTCTGGTTGCCTTCTTGGGAGTTTTCCTGATCacgaggaacagaaagaaggccattCCATTTGAACCCTACATTTCCATGGACGCCATGCCAG GTATGCAGAATCTACACGACAAAGGAATGACCGTCCAGCCCGACCTCAAAGCTTCCTTTTCCTATGGCGCCCTGGAGAACAATGACAACATCTCTGAGATCTACACTCCTGCCACACTGCCCGTCATGCAAGAGGAACATGGCTCTGGAGCTATCTCTGCTCCTCCCTACCGAGTCCTGGAGCATACAAAGAGGGAATGA